The following proteins come from a genomic window of Solea solea chromosome 3, fSolSol10.1, whole genome shotgun sequence:
- the tnnt2e gene encoding troponin T2e, cardiac isoform X1, with protein sequence MCSATETLAPDEEDFKPKPKSFSQSVSVPKIPEGEKVEFDDIHKKRQEKDLTELQSLIKAHFIQRKKDEQELIALVNRIEKRRAERADQQRIRTELEKERQARVAEEKERKELEEARKKQDDDAKKKKALTNITQQYGTSQQRHDGKKGAKKQTEREKKRKILAERRKPLIVDHLTEDKVKDKASELRQWLMTLESEKFELMEILKRQKYDCQRKRQDQRQAEINISAVRKRLKICSSD encoded by the exons ATGTGTTCTGCCACAGAGACTCTGGCCCCAGATGAAG AGGATTTCAAACCCAAACCAAA gtcGTTTTCTCAATCTGTCAGTGTGCCAAAGATACCAGAGGGAGAAAAAGTCGAATTTGAT gacATCCATAAGAAGCGTCAGGAGAAGGATCTGACTGAGCTGCAGTCACTCATCAAGGCCCATTTCATTCAGAGGAAGAAGGACGAGCAGGAGCTCATCGCTCTTGTTAACAGGATC GAGAAGCGTCGTGCTGAGAGGGCCGACCAGCAGAGGATCCGTACTGAGCTGGAGAAAGAGAGGCAGGCTCGTGTTGCT GAAGAAAAGGAGCggaaggagctggaggaggcgcGCAAGAAGCAGGACGACGAcgccaagaagaagaaggctcTTACCAACATAACTCAGCAGTATGGCACCTCCCAACAGAGG CACGATGGCAAGAAGGGAGCGAAGAAGCAGACGGAgcgagagaagaagaggaagatatTGGCCGAGAGGAGGAAGCCACTCATCGTTGATCATCTCACCGAGGACAAAGTGAA GGATAAGGCCAGTGAGCTGAGGCAGTGGCTGATGACACTGGAGTCGGAGAAGTTTGAGCTTATGGAGATACTGAAGAGACAGAAATATGAT TGCCAAAGGAAGAGGCAAGACCAAAGGCAGGCTGAGATAAACATCAGTGCTGTGAGGAAGAGGCTGAAAATATGCAGCAGTGACTAA
- the tnnt2e gene encoding troponin T2e, cardiac isoform X2, with amino-acid sequence MCSATETLAPDEEDFKPKPKSFSQSVSVPKIPEGEKVEFDDIHKKRQEKDLTELQSLIKAHFIQRKKDEQELIALVNRIEKRRAERADQQRIRTELEKERQARVAEEKERKELEEARKKQDDDAKKKKALTNITQQYGTSQQRHDGKKGAKKQTEREKKRKILAERRKPLIVDHLTEDKVKDKASELRQWLMTLESEKFELMEILKRQKYDINLLQIRITEQQKFAKGRGKTKGRLR; translated from the exons ATGTGTTCTGCCACAGAGACTCTGGCCCCAGATGAAG AGGATTTCAAACCCAAACCAAA gtcGTTTTCTCAATCTGTCAGTGTGCCAAAGATACCAGAGGGAGAAAAAGTCGAATTTGAT gacATCCATAAGAAGCGTCAGGAGAAGGATCTGACTGAGCTGCAGTCACTCATCAAGGCCCATTTCATTCAGAGGAAGAAGGACGAGCAGGAGCTCATCGCTCTTGTTAACAGGATC GAGAAGCGTCGTGCTGAGAGGGCCGACCAGCAGAGGATCCGTACTGAGCTGGAGAAAGAGAGGCAGGCTCGTGTTGCT GAAGAAAAGGAGCggaaggagctggaggaggcgcGCAAGAAGCAGGACGACGAcgccaagaagaagaaggctcTTACCAACATAACTCAGCAGTATGGCACCTCCCAACAGAGG CACGATGGCAAGAAGGGAGCGAAGAAGCAGACGGAgcgagagaagaagaggaagatatTGGCCGAGAGGAGGAAGCCACTCATCGTTGATCATCTCACCGAGGACAAAGTGAA GGATAAGGCCAGTGAGCTGAGGCAGTGGCTGATGACACTGGAGTCGGAGAAGTTTGAGCTTATGGAGATACTGAAGAGACAGAAATATGAT ATCAATCTGCTCCAGATCCGAATCACTGAGCAGCAGAAGTT TGCCAAAGGAAGAGGCAAGACCAAAGGCAGGCTGAGATAA
- the cald1a gene encoding caldesmon 1a isoform X1 — protein sequence MEEMDFERRRELRRQKREEMRLEAERMARNDDDEEEAARERRRRARQERMRTRESDEPSGQPDSLVVTNSHSMTETVSVTSTHGGGGDDEDQALLDRMAKREERRQRRMQEALERQKQLDPTVTEDNSSVSMEKNNQEEERPSWRKGRFRDNEDEEEEEKTSTYSSRREEMQREEQREEEVAAPEAEEEVEECEDEVQEVVEDKLRRSYMREQVSAEEPTTHNKELVEEKMPSVVSECSNQTTPAKSEAEEDAVGSGMAEEVDEDREEQRKQNGGLHDEEAPKQHRKPERTLSRGSVHSPEVSAADDQDDDARLEAERKLEELKRRRDDAESEEFERMRLKQHEAEAELEELKKKREERRKVLEEEERQKKLEEDERKAKEEEEKRKMKEEIERRRAEAAEKRQKVEDTMDGDEKPFKCVSPRGSSLKIGERAEFLNKSAQKSAAKAPFSPVVSKIDNRLEQYTSAAQRENKESRSPRSGAVDLPMATDSIRNIKSMWEKGNVFGSPGGGGNTFKEAAVMKTGVAGRINDWLNKTPESGKTPGGRPADLKPVDVSNKRSLWENKGASPTKVAGRGETKSVANGMGH from the exons GATGGCAAGAAATGACGATGACGAGGAAGAGGCGGCCCGCGAGAGGAGGCGCAGGGCGCGCCAGGAGAGGATGAGGACTAGGGAGAGCGATGAGCCCAGTGGACAGCCAGACAGTCTGGTCGTGACTAACAGCCACAG CATGACAGAGACAGTGTCTGTGACTAGCACTCACGGAGGCGGTGGAGACGACGAGGACCAAGCCCTCCTGGACCGCATGGCCAAACGCGAGGAGAGACGGCAGAGGCGCATGCAAGAGGCGCTGGAGAGACAGAAGCAGCTGGACCCGACTGTGACAGAGGACAACAGCAGTGTCAGcatggagaaaaacaaccaggaggaggagaggccaTCCTGGCGCAAGGGGCGCTTCCGGGATaatgaagacgaagaagaagaagagaagacatCCACATACAGCTCTAGGAGGGAGGAGATGCAgcgagaggagcagagagaggaagaggtggCTGCTCCTGAGGCtgaagaggaagtggaggagtgTGAAGATGAGGTGCAGGAAGTGGTAGAGGACAAACTTAGAAGGTCTTACATGAGGGAACAG GTGTCCGCAGAAGAACCCACAACCCATAACAAG GAGCTTGTTGAAGAAAAAATGCCGTCTGTAGTCAGTGAGTGTTCAAATCAGACCACGCCAGCAAAGTCTGAGGCTGAGGAGGATGCAGTAGGATCAGGCATGGCTGAAGAG GTGGACGAGGAcagggaggagcagaggaagcaGAACGGAGGGCTGCATGATGAAGAGGCTCCCAAACAACACAGGAAACCTGAGAGGACTCTCAG TCGGGGAAGTGTGCACTCCCCCGAGGTGTCTGCGGCGGACGACCAGGACGACGACGCCCGCCTGGAAGCAGAGCGCaagctggaggagctgaagcGCCGCCGCGACGATGCCGAGAGTGAGGAGtttgagaggatgagactgaagCAGCACGAGGCCGAGGCTgagctggaggagctgaagaagaagagggaggaaaggaggaaggtactggaggaggaggagaggcagaagaagctggaggaggatgagaggaaAGCCAAAGAGGAG gaggagaagaggaagatgaaggaggagattgaaaggaggagagcagaggctGCCGAGAAGAGACAGAAGGTGGAGGACACTATGGATGGAGATGAGAAACCCTTCAAGTGTGTCAGCCCCCGCGGCTCCTCTCTTAAG ATTGGAGAGAGAGCAGAGTTCCTGAACAAGTCGGCGCAGAAAAG CGCAGCGAAGGCGCCTTTCTCTCCTGTGGTGTCCAAGATAGACAACAGGCTGGAGCAGTACACCTCCGCTGCTCAG agagagaacaaggaGTCTCGATCCCCTCGCTCTGGAGCGGTGGATCTGCCCATGGCCACCGACAGCATACGGAACATCAAGAGCATGTGGGAGAAAGGCAACGTGTTCGGCTCGCCTGGAGGTGGCGGGAACACATTCAAG GAAGCAGCTGTGATGAAGACGGGCGTGGCAGGCCGCATCAATGACTGGCTGAATAAAACCCCGGAGAGCGGCAAAACGCCAGGCGGAAGGCCAGCG GACCTTAAACCTGTCGACGTCAGCAACAAGAGGAGTCTATGGGAAAACAAAGGAGCTTCTCCAACCAAG GTGGCAGGCAGAGGGGAGACCAAATCAGTCGCCAACG ggaTGGGACACTAA
- the cald1a gene encoding caldesmon 1a isoform X2, with the protein MEEMDFERRRELRRQKREEMRLEAERMARNDDDEEEAARERRRRARQERMRTRESDEPSGQPDSLVVTNSHSMTETVSVTSTHGGGGDDEDQALLDRMAKREERRQRRMQEALERQKQLDPTVTEDNSSVSMEKNNQEEERPSWRKGRFRDNEDEEEEEKTSTYSSRREEMQREEQREEEVAAPEAEEEVEECEDEVQEVVEDKLRRSYMREQVSAEEPTTHNKVDEDREEQRKQNGGLHDEEAPKQHRKPERTLSRGSVHSPEVSAADDQDDDARLEAERKLEELKRRRDDAESEEFERMRLKQHEAEAELEELKKKREERRKVLEEEERQKKLEEDERKAKEEEEKRKMKEEIERRRAEAAEKRQKVEDTMDGDEKPFKCVSPRGSSLKIGERAEFLNKSAQKSAAKAPFSPVVSKIDNRLEQYTSAAQRENKESRSPRSGAVDLPMATDSIRNIKSMWEKGNVFGSPGGGGNTFKEAAVMKTGVAGRINDWLNKTPESGKTPGGRPADLKPVDVSNKRSLWENKGASPTKVAGRGETKSVANGMGH; encoded by the exons GATGGCAAGAAATGACGATGACGAGGAAGAGGCGGCCCGCGAGAGGAGGCGCAGGGCGCGCCAGGAGAGGATGAGGACTAGGGAGAGCGATGAGCCCAGTGGACAGCCAGACAGTCTGGTCGTGACTAACAGCCACAG CATGACAGAGACAGTGTCTGTGACTAGCACTCACGGAGGCGGTGGAGACGACGAGGACCAAGCCCTCCTGGACCGCATGGCCAAACGCGAGGAGAGACGGCAGAGGCGCATGCAAGAGGCGCTGGAGAGACAGAAGCAGCTGGACCCGACTGTGACAGAGGACAACAGCAGTGTCAGcatggagaaaaacaaccaggaggaggagaggccaTCCTGGCGCAAGGGGCGCTTCCGGGATaatgaagacgaagaagaagaagagaagacatCCACATACAGCTCTAGGAGGGAGGAGATGCAgcgagaggagcagagagaggaagaggtggCTGCTCCTGAGGCtgaagaggaagtggaggagtgTGAAGATGAGGTGCAGGAAGTGGTAGAGGACAAACTTAGAAGGTCTTACATGAGGGAACAG GTGTCCGCAGAAGAACCCACAACCCATAACAAG GTGGACGAGGAcagggaggagcagaggaagcaGAACGGAGGGCTGCATGATGAAGAGGCTCCCAAACAACACAGGAAACCTGAGAGGACTCTCAG TCGGGGAAGTGTGCACTCCCCCGAGGTGTCTGCGGCGGACGACCAGGACGACGACGCCCGCCTGGAAGCAGAGCGCaagctggaggagctgaagcGCCGCCGCGACGATGCCGAGAGTGAGGAGtttgagaggatgagactgaagCAGCACGAGGCCGAGGCTgagctggaggagctgaagaagaagagggaggaaaggaggaaggtactggaggaggaggagaggcagaagaagctggaggaggatgagaggaaAGCCAAAGAGGAG gaggagaagaggaagatgaaggaggagattgaaaggaggagagcagaggctGCCGAGAAGAGACAGAAGGTGGAGGACACTATGGATGGAGATGAGAAACCCTTCAAGTGTGTCAGCCCCCGCGGCTCCTCTCTTAAG ATTGGAGAGAGAGCAGAGTTCCTGAACAAGTCGGCGCAGAAAAG CGCAGCGAAGGCGCCTTTCTCTCCTGTGGTGTCCAAGATAGACAACAGGCTGGAGCAGTACACCTCCGCTGCTCAG agagagaacaaggaGTCTCGATCCCCTCGCTCTGGAGCGGTGGATCTGCCCATGGCCACCGACAGCATACGGAACATCAAGAGCATGTGGGAGAAAGGCAACGTGTTCGGCTCGCCTGGAGGTGGCGGGAACACATTCAAG GAAGCAGCTGTGATGAAGACGGGCGTGGCAGGCCGCATCAATGACTGGCTGAATAAAACCCCGGAGAGCGGCAAAACGCCAGGCGGAAGGCCAGCG GACCTTAAACCTGTCGACGTCAGCAACAAGAGGAGTCTATGGGAAAACAAAGGAGCTTCTCCAACCAAG GTGGCAGGCAGAGGGGAGACCAAATCAGTCGCCAACG ggaTGGGACACTAA
- the cald1a gene encoding caldesmon 1a isoform X3 has product MEEMDFERRRELRRQKREEMRLEAERMARNDDDEEEAARERRRRARQERMRTRESDEPSGQPDSLVVTNSHSMTETVSVTSTHGGGGDDEDQALLDRMAKREERRQRRMQEALERQKQLDPTVTEDNSSVSMEKNNQEEERPSWRKGRFRDNEDEEEEEKTSTYSSRREEMQREEQREEEVAAPEAEEEVEECEDEVQEVVEDKLRRSYMREQVDEDREEQRKQNGGLHDEEAPKQHRKPERTLSRGSVHSPEVSAADDQDDDARLEAERKLEELKRRRDDAESEEFERMRLKQHEAEAELEELKKKREERRKVLEEEERQKKLEEDERKAKEEEEKRKMKEEIERRRAEAAEKRQKVEDTMDGDEKPFKCVSPRGSSLKIGERAEFLNKSAQKSAAKAPFSPVVSKIDNRLEQYTSAAQRENKESRSPRSGAVDLPMATDSIRNIKSMWEKGNVFGSPGGGGNTFKEAAVMKTGVAGRINDWLNKTPESGKTPGGRPADLKPVDVSNKRSLWENKGASPTKVAGRGETKSVANGMGH; this is encoded by the exons GATGGCAAGAAATGACGATGACGAGGAAGAGGCGGCCCGCGAGAGGAGGCGCAGGGCGCGCCAGGAGAGGATGAGGACTAGGGAGAGCGATGAGCCCAGTGGACAGCCAGACAGTCTGGTCGTGACTAACAGCCACAG CATGACAGAGACAGTGTCTGTGACTAGCACTCACGGAGGCGGTGGAGACGACGAGGACCAAGCCCTCCTGGACCGCATGGCCAAACGCGAGGAGAGACGGCAGAGGCGCATGCAAGAGGCGCTGGAGAGACAGAAGCAGCTGGACCCGACTGTGACAGAGGACAACAGCAGTGTCAGcatggagaaaaacaaccaggaggaggagaggccaTCCTGGCGCAAGGGGCGCTTCCGGGATaatgaagacgaagaagaagaagagaagacatCCACATACAGCTCTAGGAGGGAGGAGATGCAgcgagaggagcagagagaggaagaggtggCTGCTCCTGAGGCtgaagaggaagtggaggagtgTGAAGATGAGGTGCAGGAAGTGGTAGAGGACAAACTTAGAAGGTCTTACATGAGGGAACAG GTGGACGAGGAcagggaggagcagaggaagcaGAACGGAGGGCTGCATGATGAAGAGGCTCCCAAACAACACAGGAAACCTGAGAGGACTCTCAG TCGGGGAAGTGTGCACTCCCCCGAGGTGTCTGCGGCGGACGACCAGGACGACGACGCCCGCCTGGAAGCAGAGCGCaagctggaggagctgaagcGCCGCCGCGACGATGCCGAGAGTGAGGAGtttgagaggatgagactgaagCAGCACGAGGCCGAGGCTgagctggaggagctgaagaagaagagggaggaaaggaggaaggtactggaggaggaggagaggcagaagaagctggaggaggatgagaggaaAGCCAAAGAGGAG gaggagaagaggaagatgaaggaggagattgaaaggaggagagcagaggctGCCGAGAAGAGACAGAAGGTGGAGGACACTATGGATGGAGATGAGAAACCCTTCAAGTGTGTCAGCCCCCGCGGCTCCTCTCTTAAG ATTGGAGAGAGAGCAGAGTTCCTGAACAAGTCGGCGCAGAAAAG CGCAGCGAAGGCGCCTTTCTCTCCTGTGGTGTCCAAGATAGACAACAGGCTGGAGCAGTACACCTCCGCTGCTCAG agagagaacaaggaGTCTCGATCCCCTCGCTCTGGAGCGGTGGATCTGCCCATGGCCACCGACAGCATACGGAACATCAAGAGCATGTGGGAGAAAGGCAACGTGTTCGGCTCGCCTGGAGGTGGCGGGAACACATTCAAG GAAGCAGCTGTGATGAAGACGGGCGTGGCAGGCCGCATCAATGACTGGCTGAATAAAACCCCGGAGAGCGGCAAAACGCCAGGCGGAAGGCCAGCG GACCTTAAACCTGTCGACGTCAGCAACAAGAGGAGTCTATGGGAAAACAAAGGAGCTTCTCCAACCAAG GTGGCAGGCAGAGGGGAGACCAAATCAGTCGCCAACG ggaTGGGACACTAA